The genome window AGTGATAAAAAAATGAGATGAAAAGTATAGAGGTGTCTAGCATTACTTTAATATAATTGCttctagtaattttttattatttttaaaataaaaaaaagagagataaTAGTGAGATATTTATAATGTTGTCAATGGCGGAGATTATGCCAAGCTGGCCCAATAGTAATTTGCCTCAATAACATTGGGCCTAGATAGCGATTTAGCCAATGGGAAGCAATCATCTAACCATTCGTGCGGGTGGCCCACTACCCAATCATTGCCACCACTAGGCTTCCACGTGTTGTGCCACACGTGTGGTTTTGTAGGGCGGCTTTTAATGCCCGCCACCTACGTAATTTCATGTGGGCCTATGGCATATAATATTCAATTGttacaattattattgtgtgaaccattaTTCAcactatactatcaaataatgtatattcaatacataaataatgtactttgagtatattaaaagtttatattaCATTCAAgagaaatacattatttgagtaataaaagtatattattctgtATAATGTACAtcaaatacacaaataatgtacaatgtactttttgttatggtctacacaataatttgctgaATTGCTATGTGGTTGAGTCGTAGACCATGATCTATATCATAAGATGAACTAATAACATAcagattcaatttttttttgtttgaatatacagattcatttttagtgtattgtATTGTAAGTTTTCTTTCAGCGTACtgcatattcatttttaatagattcattatgttttaaattcatggttgaaaaaatcgctaggcacccaggtatttttttatattatttttatttttatttaaaaaaaattgtttaaactttttaaattttgtaaagactaataattataaactatttaatactttaataattaatactaaaatattaaatattaacctaaaaaaacatttagagTTAAGCAATTTAAGATTATTTCGCTTAAAACGATATCTTTTTTTAGTCAAATaaccatttaaaaaagaataacaatagctaatcggctgaGTAGTTGGTGCCTAgaaggcctaggcggtcagtgCCTAAGCGGCTACCTAGCTGGCCGGTCGCTTAAAGCATATATTATGGTGATAAGCTAGGCTGTCGGCCAGTGCCTATGCgaaatttttgcaacattaattttaatacaGATTCATTTTTGGTGCATTACTTATAGATAAATCTGTAGTGCATTAAAATTGAACACATTGCAGTATCCACCTTGTAATGTGAATTATGATCTAGAGTATAATTTGTGAAATGATGTTAGATTGGCATTGATTATTTGACTCTCTTTTAAACCCCTCTTACAACCCAAAATTTTGAATAGACTTGAAGATCTTGCTATGGGGACAAGAAGCATAACCTTGTTGATTCTCCGACCCAAATTAAAGCCCCAAACATGACTGCAACATTTTAGCTGTAAGTCTTATCCGAGGAGAAAGATTCCAATGGTTTAGCGTACTAGATCCACCCTCAATTGATGTGTAATTTCACCTAATTTCATTAATATACACCCACTGTActgtactattattttattaattaatgaataacattcttttttttttttgtagaataATGAATAACATTCATTGAATATCGATATCCTGTTTGCtcatatatatagttttgacACTTTGTTATAAAGAATATATTGATGGTGCTTGATTTCCTTGGACATGGCCAAGCGTGTTAAGGCTGGAGTAGCGTGTTGATAGATTGAAGAATTGGAGCTAGGCCAACGATGTGGCATGAGCTGGCCCCAGGATATATGTGCGCAACAGTAAAGTAATCTTAGTATGCATAGAAATATGTCGGGAACAAGGAGAGTTAGGATAGACGTATCAGTGTATGTATCTTTTTATGATTATAGGATCTTATTTGAAATAAAAGTAAGAGCGTGTGTTTCTACTATGATTCCCAGGATATATGGGCGCGAAAGTAAAGTAATCTTAGTATGCATAGAAATATGTTGGGAACaataagacttttttttttgcaaaccaAAAACGAAGATTAGGATAGACGTATCAGGGTATGTATCTTTTTATGATTATAGGATCTTATttgaaataaaagtaaaaacgTGTGTTTCTACTATGATTATgtctattataataatataactagTCTTTTCTATGCGCGATACGCAAAAcatatgcccaatatttatattttaaaaaataactaacaaattcttactaattaaaatctaaatgaaaaaatttaagataaagaatataagaaaagatatgtTAGATACATGTGTTTggtaaagttaatggaaaagataacggaagttataaggtaagagtatttttgtcaaaaaagcttgtatagtacaactctaaaaacacaatgtacaaaatggttagcactaaaaacatggacataaattaggtatataactttgattgataGTAGCACTAatgtttagtttggtttcggcaagtgttgatcttatcctgggcaaacaaaaaagaatgatgacgaagacccagatctttgatgaagctttaaactccttgaaggaacataacttcttagttatgaaacagtctgcgattcaagttttctatagcatagttagaaaagttgtttctatgtctaactgtaaggaatggtttaccatttcattgatcgttgatgtaaacgttttatgttatgaattaatggaatagctacgttttctttcaaaaaataactttgattgaaacttattatgtttttagatttagattaGACGACGacgatgataataataataataataataataataataataataataataataataataataatttcttatatttcttgtgttattataatattgtgCGATCCTTATACTTGgagcaagtttttttttttatttatttatctagtgctaagtaaaaaaaaaaaaaaggctaaagtgtcattcagcaccatgaactatattggattattcatgctgcactttgaactttcataacgtctatttcgatacacaaatcattaattttttttcatctatcaTTTTTCATAGGTTAAGaggttactatgatgacatggcacaggtaattagcttatgtggatcttctttttaagtcaacccaaaatttttaagtaaaccccaaaaatcaacGCCTCACGCTGCCCCTCCCCCGTGCCTTCAGCCGGACCagtgctcactagaccaaatcaccatagcccctccacaatccactgctcctcccctggcaaattattgcatggaccatggtccacgcagctgtgtggaccatgttccatgcaataatgattgctccTCCCCTCCCTTGCGGCAACGTGCGCTGAGCCCACCGACGACTTACCTAGGGGTGACCGCGCTTCGTTCTTCGCGGTTCCAAGGTTACACAAACCAGAATCGGAATCTTATATAAAGGTTCCGGTTCCAATTCAaccggaatttttttttagtatatataattatatatagtatgttttgttattataaaaatcatattataaattttattattattattttggctactgcctactggcagtagctaaatataattttatatatatatatgtatttagctACTGACAGTAGCTAAATGTctaaatataagatttttttttaattattttatagttcCAGTACCGGTTGGGCTGAaaaaggtttagaagaaaataaaaaaaaaatcaaaaaaaaaaaagagaagaagacaaaaacaaaagtccaagtcagcatagattacctataacttgtaggtaacctctaaaaaatgctaaatgaaaaaaaaaaattaatggtttgtgtatcgaaatggacgttatgaaagtttaaggtgcggcatgaataatgcaatatagttcatggtgcgggatgacactttggcaaaaaaaaaaatctagctAGTTCCATAAAGTATCAATGAAAACCATCAATCAGAACCTATTATCTTTGAACAAGTAGCTCTGTAATTTAATTGGGACAACATTATCATTTTCACTTCAAGAACAAGACAGAATTATTAAGCCCTTAGGGCAGTGGTCCAGTGACCGGggtattgaaaaaataagaagataGAATTATCAATTACGTTGATAGTAGAGCATTGTCAAGGTAAAAGAATTCTACTCGCAACGGGACAAATATCTACAACTAGACAAAAAGGAAGAAAGGAATGGTGGAATAGAGTAGTCACCATTAAGATAAGAAGTTACTTCAAACTGAAAATATAGTTAAGCATATCACTTTGCCCAACAAATCAAGTTCACAGTAGGGGTACATGGGTACATCTGACGTACTTGCAATTGATGGAGTTTCTCTAGCtaacatatatttatctatcacaataataataataatttcttctATTTCTTGTGTTATTATATTAAGTCCTCGGGGCAGTAGTCCAGTGACTGGGGtattgaaaaaagaagaagatataattatcaataataataataataataataataaaagttttgTCCATGGCAGCAGTATGCAGCTCCGAACATGCATTCGATCTGCtccttaaattatattattgataacGTTGTTGGGTTTCATTTTTCAAGGCGGAGTTTGATgaacattaaataataatatatagaatcTAGACCAGAAGTTGGCCGGATGGATTAGGTAGGAAAGATTTGGGtggattataatatttttggagTGGAATAAGAAAATTCCAAGAGGGAATGGGATGGGATATATTATCCCCTAAAGAAGAGGAGCTGCTCTGCTCtcatctttaatttgattgCCTGTGCTCCTAGCCGACAGTTTCCCCCAACCATTATCCTAAATTTGGTCGTAAAACATCGGCCAAAGGCCTTTTGAAAAGTCTTATTGTCGAGAGGGGTTTCAAAAAGCTAGTAgtgaacaaattaaagcatggcTACTAGCCCATCAAgtgtttttaaaagtcaagatAAAAATGgccatttttctctctctctctccatcaAGGGAACTTGTATGGCAGAGAGCTTAGTGGTCCACACTATGGTAATTGTCAGATCAACATCTTTTGGTAGAATATAGTTTTTCAAACCAGCTATAGTAGTTTTGAAATAATCATGGGCAGTACTGATAGTCGACGGGAAAAATAGTTCACACCGACGGTGCATTAACTTTACCATAATGTTAGAGAGCAAAAGAGAAATGACAATCATTGCACACGCGTTGTTTCGTAAAACATGACTGCACCATGCTCTGAGGAGCCCCAAGGACATTTGCTATCATTGATtcattgccaaaaaaaaaaaaattacataaagaaataaaaaaaaatcatgttacCATCCATTAACTTCTACCTTTTGATAATCAAGTTTCAACTAATTAAGCAGTCATTTATATGATGCAGGCCCTATTTTTTGTATATGTTGGTCTCTAGTTCTAAGGCTCCCTAATGTCATTTCGACATGGAAAAGGAAAGATGGAAACCACTATaaccttttttttaattttttttggatgacaagaGAAACTCAGTTACTATCTAAGAGTGTATATTGGATAAACTCTACTCATGTGTAAAAAGCCAGTAAACTATACACGAAAGGTAAACCGCTAACTCTAATCATATTTAAAAGGCCATTTGGACATCAAGAAGTTTCACATTGAAGCTTTCTAGTAACTAGCTAAAGTGTAGGCTAACTTTGTTCTCTCCATTAATTCCTTTTGTCCTAATGGAGTAGGTACATGGCACAAGATTAATGGATAAactaggcttttttttttttataaggcaGATATGAGCATACAAAACGGCTTTTAGCCAAGTCACATCTGAGCATTAGGAGCCCCACTGCTTGCTCATCTAAAGGATTAAAGGATTAATTAGGATCCTGCAGGCATCATTAGCATGCTTTTAATTTTAGTTAACAGGAAAGATAAACATCACCTCTTACTCAGTTTTAAGCACAAGAATTATTGGGGGGGTTTAATGATGGCATTTTGTCATTTGCATATACATTAACTAATATAAATACAAGTTTAGCATTTGTTTAGGGTTAGTGGAGAATTGATTGGCCGAAAATTTCGGTCTTTAGTGCTAGGGTAACTCCCTCCGCATTCACTTTCTCTAATCACCCTAAACAAAAAGGCTAAATCACTTTCTATTTCCATCATATGATATCAATTGACACACGTGTCCCCCTAGAAGATTGATTTACTTGGCTTGTAAATCGAGTTTAATCAATAGTTTTACATCAATCAACAACCCACTAAAAAAGACAGTAACTTTTACACCGTCAAAATTCCTGTATCACTATTGCTATGGCTGTTGTTAATAAAGAGCCTTCTCTGTTAATGTAATTCATTGAAATGTGTCCATTCACAAAAGAAGCTTTATTCAGAGCCACAACAGAAAATTTTCAAGTTACTCTTGCATTTTAATACTCTACTCTCAGAAGGCAAGCCATGAAATATATATGCAGAACTTATTTACATCACTTACTCCACCAGATATAGTGTATTGTACTACTGAATAAAGTAGTCTTCATTCTATACTGTATTGTACTACTGAATAAGTAGCTTTCTATAGTGCATCTTAGAACTACATTTCACGTTTTCTTTCCTCGATAGGGCATAAAAACGTACTGGTAAACAAGGAAACTTTTAAACAACTCTCAGGAGATACTTAAGCCTCCAGGCTTGAACAACCTGTAGTCTGTAGATCAAGCCTTTGAGCTCAAACTTTTAACCAGTCAAGATCCAGGCTGAACCACAACCGATTTCAAGCCAGCTTCAAACTCCTCAGTATCCAAAACCTCCAATTATAAAAGGCTGAATCCTGCTGAGAGTTTTAGACACTAATTCTAAAAACAAGTCCTCTGGGGTCTCTATGCTGTGAAGCTAAAGTTCATTCACAAAAAGACTCCATAAACTAAGTCCAAACTTAGAAGTATGGAAGCCCATTAAAGATTGTTCTTTCTTCTGCCTAGGATAATCCAAAATCTGAATCTGAACAGGATTAAGGAACCAAAACCAGATTTTTCCAACCAAAAATCCAAAACATAAAAAGCTCATACAATGTAATTCAGATATTCATCATAATATTTTCACACAAAATAATTGAACAGATAGATTTCTTATAGTAAGAGCTTCTCCTATACCTTTTACCACAATGTTTTTTGgcacaaaatgaaaaagaagcgGCGCCACTTTTTCTCTTTTCCCAACCTAATTGATATGACCAAAATTCTCTTTACCTTTTTCCTTTTGGAAAAGAGACAAGTTAGTAAAAGACATTTAAGaaagttacatttttatatatctagTAATACATCACGTTTAAAGCCCAACATTTTATGTTTTACCCTAGGCTAAGCCCAACTCAAACAAGTAATGAATACCAATCCAACTTGGAACAAGCCAATCTGAAAAACACCCAATTTGAACAACCCAAACCATATTTCAGTTCAGATTTCAGGTGtcaaaatacaacattttgtttggatatccaaaatatatatcataatcaATCCAAACTGATGCCACCTCAGACCTAGGGACTTTGTTGGATGTGTTGGAGTTGGACTCAAATCTTAATTTGCCCAGTCAACCCCATTTCAAAATGACTATTTTGTAATATAACCTTTGTGAATCCAAAACCTCTTTGCAATTTGAAGCATGAGACCAAGCCAATTTATTGAGATCTTAGTTTAATCCATGTACCTATAATGCTACATACTACAGTCAGAAATTCTTTTGATTTTTCAATTCCCTTTGAGAAAACCAGAAGATAGTCCTTAGTGATGGACTGATGGTACCATGAATCCATGATAGAATACTATTCTTCCAATATACAATGTACATAGAGAATAAATATTTCTCTCAACAGCTTGGCATGAAAAGAAAGAACTGAGAGCTCCTTTTCcatcagagaaaaaaaaataatcgaATTATACCATATTTATATCTCACCTGAATACAATGCTAAAGTGGAGGGTAATACCATGTATTCTGTAGTTTCTCATACAGTGAAGATAACATCTAAAGTAATTCTTTTCCCAATGAAACAAAACTTACAATGCAGTAACAAAAAATTTCCTACTGTTAGGGAACCTACTTCCTGCTTAATAGTTTTACTTATAAAGATGTGTATGGGTCACCGACAAAGAGAGGTAAGAAGCATACCATCCTCCAAAGAAGAGTCTGGTAAGTGATCTTCTATTTCATATTTCTAGAAATCCAGCTGAGTATAATGGAAACTGGAAAGTGATGTTCCAGTAGGTAAGAGTGTTGCATTTGCAGCGGGCCTGATGAAAATGTTCACATGGACAAAGGTAACAACCTTACTCTCTTCCTTGCATTTGCCTGTCGCAAAATTCTCAGACGCACTGGAAGAGAGACACTGAAACATAAAATGATAAGAGAAATCCAGTAATGCTTTGAGCGAAGGGTCAAGTATGATGATATTACGAAAACACAAAATAGAAGTGCCCAAACAATGGCCACAGCAACATCAGCCCTGCACAAGTAATAAGAAATTGGCATTAACTGAATATGAAGTacctaaatataaataatagtttttaAAGGTCATACTAACTTCAGACTATGAACAAAAGCATATACCGGGAAATGAAAAAATTTCATGCACTATTATAACAAGGGGATTATAAAGTCCAAGGAGGTAGCATCTGATGCTGCCATAACAAGGTAGGCAGCAAAATACAACAGAGCAGGCTTATCAATTCAGAAATGAAGAATTTCCACAAATACAATAGTTATTAAATAGGAACTCAAAATTATCAGAAAAACAGTTGGTTAAGGCAATAAAATGTAAACATTGTAACAAGAATAACTAAGAAGGATGctgaaagattaaaaaaaatgtatgcatTTCTTTATAACACAAACAGAAAGCCATGATTCCCTGAATGCAAGAGTACTCATTGGCCTTGTTAACTAAGCACCAGAGTTATGGATCAAATTGTGCAAAGGCATGAGTAAACAGGAGGTAATTACAATCCCACCTGATTCATTTACATTTTTCCAAAATATAATCCCTCCAAGACCACTTCTAATCCCCAAATAACCTCATTAGCAAGTACTGAACAATAATCATGCTTCATTCAAATCATATCCTTTGCTTTTTAACCCTAATTCAGTAATTCTGAGTTCAGTATTCCTGAAATGTTCTGGAATTCCAGGTACCAATGCATTCAAAATGAACGAAAAAGGAACCCTCATAGCCAAAACATTACTTTAATGTTTTAGCAAACACCAAATCAAAACgaaacaataaaaacaaaatcactgCAGAAGCTTCTCCTGGCAAATCATCAtacaaaatacatccaaagaTACATAAAAACCACGCCACGTTACGCATATACCAGAACAAATAACTATGCTACACATCAAGTATGCCTATAGAAAGAAATTTTCGTATGCATAATTGCATATATTAAGAGAGAAATATACCATGTAGTGAGGAAAGGTTTAGGGGAGAAGATAGCAAGAGCAGGGCACTTGTGCTGAGATCGGATCTGGTAATCTCTGAGTTGCTCAACGAGTTTAGACTGAGTTATCATGATCCCGCCCACCGGAGATGGTTGTCTGGTATCTCCGACCTAACGATTGAATTGAACTGAGATTCGCATTCTGCTGATGAGCTACTACTTTATTTAGGGGTGTATAGGTAGTTTTAGAAACTAGAGGGGTTCAAGTGGTGTTATTAAAAATCTTGAGGTCTATAAGTGAAACTATCCCAAAAATAAATGTGAGTATAAATCAATACTTTTTTACGAGAGAAACATGCAATTACTATTTGAAGATGTGTACGGGGTAAATCTTGTTTCTCTAGGCGCTAAATTACACAATAGAGGTAAACCTCACTATGAAGCATATTTTTTACGGTATGCTTATAACTAGGAAAATATTACTTCTACTCCCTCTTACAAAATTCTAATgttaatatttttcttgagaccCGCGAAATGAAGATAATAAGTATTATCAATTgtcacataaaaaaataaaagtgagagagtataaATAGAAAGTACATGTAGTAGAAGTGTAGAACTCTTAGCATCCATATCAATGaattttttgggattttttgaACAGTGTATAGTGAGTTGGAGGAGAGAAAAGACAAGAGAGATAAAATAATTTGCCCTAGTGTTGGTTTTCAAAACAGTGCAAATGGACATAAAATAACCAAAATTGTGCGTGTTTCATACACAGCAACGCCCAGCCGAGCATGTACAGTGCACGCACCGGCTGGCTCGTtacttatcaatttttttttttttacatgttcTTTGCATCAGAATGTCAACACATTGtaattccttttgttttttctttctttttttttttttccctctacTGTCTCTCTCTCCTAAtgtaacattaaaaattatacaaaaaattatcTAGTGTAGATGCTCAAGCATCCATATGAGTTTAGTTTTTGCACAATTTTTTAGAAGCCACATAGGAGAGACAAGTGAgaaagataaaatagaagaaaaagaaaaaaaaacaactctTTTTTCCTCTCTCATTGGAATCCACAAAAAATTTATCTCTACCGGAGTTAAAATTTGTTTCTATCTCCTTCTTCTCTCACATCCACCTCACCATGGGCTCCACAAAAATCCACAAAAAATCAATAACAATTTagtaaattacattaaaaaaaaaactatatatttgGTAATCTTAATCCcctattttctaatttttatttgtcactttttttaaaatatatttggtgcATTCACTCCAAATAGCAGAATTCATTGGCTTGATCATCCGCCAAAATTAttggttttattttaatttttaaaatactatatttgtaccattttatgtgtataatttaattaataggatttttttgaaattatttactattcaatttttcataatatatattttttaaacttagATGGTTCAGATTGAACCCTCACACTACGGTCTCTCGTCGTGACCTTTAAGTCAAGCAACGAACCCAACTATGTTAAGCTCCGTGAggaaatttttcataatattcagtttagtattaatatataaattttatatgtttataaactacattaaaagtactattaaatataaataattaaattaaaaaataatctaaaataataaaaataataatcaaaacatacaaaattaatttcaccaataaataataaatatgagaaGTAAAATGTGATAGAGATgagtattttattatatttgtagccTCATTTTTGTCCGCTTCAAAACTTTCAAGCCAAGTTGGCACTCTAAACTCTAAAGTTCTAAACCCttcaaaaaaaagagagaatcaCTTATTTGGTCTCTCAATTGTTGGCGAACTGTCAATGTAGTCCCTTAATTTCGTATTCATCAATTTGACCactgaaataaattaatttttgccaAATAACTCTTTCCGATCGTGTTTTGTCATTCAGCCGGCGAGAACTCCATTTAAGCATGGGTATTTTGGTCCTATACTTGCTtctgaatttaaaaataaaaaataaaagaattttaagtGACATTTTGGTCAAACGCCACTGTTTCCCTAAGCATGAGAACACATTAAGCAATGCTCTTCTAACCCCACCCCTTCTCATATTAAGAAGCAAGtaaaagaccaaaatgcccaTGCTTAAATGGAGTTCTCGTCGGTTGAATGACGAAACACGGCCGAAAGGaattatttgaccaaaattaatttatttcggggtcaaattaataaatacgAAATTAAGAAACTACATTGACAGTTCgcaaacaattgagggaccaaataggtgatttactctttaaaaaaatctcatcttaaaacttaaaagatgGATAAATATAGTCTAATCCACAATGCAACTTTGGTCCGAAAAGATAGATTTGTGGTTTAGTCAAAGAGATTGGTCCAATAATCAAAACTAGCATTATGAAGAATTATTATTGTCAATTCAATTTGgttgttgaaaaaattattataatcaaATTAGCAATGAGAAGAATTATTATGGTTAAAATAGTCGTTAGAAGtattataaatgtataaatCTTCATAACATTTCACGACTAATCCTTATTTTATATTGAATGATCATGAAGATCTATTATTCCACCATAAAGGCTAATTACTCCACAATGAAGGAATCCTAAATAATTGAATGGATATTATCTCACAATAAATATACCAATCATCATCTTTCACTATAAAAGGCTCAAGAATTAAAGAATGAAGAGGCAATAAGATCGGCCTTCCGGCTCCCGCCCCAACAACAATCACTCAAATAGGCCACGCACACTCTCCAATTGTTCTTAGTCCAAgctctatataatatatatgtatcacaCTCCAAAAATGTAGTAAAAAATTAGTTTGACACAACTCCAAAAGACTTGTGATTTTTACCTTTTGACGAGTTTCATGTGAAAATTGTTTTGTATCTATTTAATTTTCacatcaaatttatattttatttaaaatttcatgtTGAATGACTTGAATCATccttaataaaactaaaatatgtAGCTTAATAGTTACTCGAAaacaatacaataatataatatttgtttattattttttttccaaataattcatccaataaaatataatatatatagttgttgaGTAATTTTACTTCACCCTATAGAAAAAAATcacttattaatattcattgacgtgctattattttaatttcttaaatatttgaatattgCATGCACTCTTATTAAGGGTAAGATAAGATTAAATAAAGACTcaaattattaacaaaatgtaattaagtaattgcatttttttaaaaccaaaccaaaaaaaaaaaaaaaaaccttcaacaggaacaaccaatttttttttgtctctagattaaaaatgaacttgtgtttttttttaatttatttatttgaaaatttta of Ipomoea triloba cultivar NCNSP0323 chromosome 3, ASM357664v1 contains these proteins:
- the LOC116013915 gene encoding uncharacterized protein LOC116013915; protein product: MITQSKLVEQLRDYQIRSQHKCPALAIFSPKPFLTTWADVAVAIVWALLFCVFVISSYLTLRSKHYWISLIILCFSVSLPVRLRILRQANARKRVRLLPLSM